The Microbispora sp. ZYX-F-249 DNA segment TCGCGGCGTGGCTGCGGTCGGCGGCCACGCAGGAGGCCGTACGGAGGGCCGGGTTCCGCGGCGCCGACGGGCAGCCGCCGTTCGCGGCGGGCGACGACATCCCGACCGTGCGGCCCCGCCCGCGCCCGTCTATCACGGCCGAGGTCATCGACGAGGCGCTGGAAGCGTGGAGCAGGCTGGCTCCGCCGAGCCGGATCCTGGTGCTGGCCGACGTGTCGAAGGAGAACGCCGAGCCGATCAGGGCGGGCGGCGAGACCCGGCTGGACGTCGCGGTCGAGGCCGCCAAGCTCGGCCTGCAACTGTTCCCGAACGAGACCCACATGGGCCTGTGGGAGTTCGCCCGCGACCTGAAGGGCGGCGCGGACCACCGTGAGCTGATCGGCCTCGGCCCGATCACCGAGCCCGACGGCGGCCAGGAGGAGATCCGCAGGACGGCCCTGTTCCGGGTGGCCGACGGCATCAGGGCCCTCGGTGACCGGAGCGGCGCGCTGTACGACGCGATCGACGCGGGCTTCCGCTCGGTGTCGGAGGGCTACGACCCGCTGATGAGCAACGCCCTGCTGGTGCTCACCGCGGGCGTGGACGACGGGAAGGGCGTGTCGCGGCGCGAGCTCGTCGACAGGCTGCGCGAGGAGTGGGACCCGGACAGGCCGGTGCAGATCATCGTGGTCGCGTTCGGCAAGGCGGCCGACCGGGCCGCGCTCGGCGAGATCGTCTCGGCCACCAACGGCCAGCTCTACGTCGCCCAGGAGCCGGGCCAGATCATCGACGTGTTCCTGTCGGCGCTGGCCCGGCGGCTGTGTCACCCCACATGCACCCAGAAGTGACGGCTATCTGGTGACGTAGAAGTCGGCCGGGTCGCGCGGCGGCCGGTCCCTCGGCGGCGCGGCGGGATGGCCGATGGCCACGGCGCCCATGGGGTCCCAGTTCTGCGGCAGGCCGAGCACCTTGCGCACCACGTCGCGGCAGAACATCGTGGACGACACCCACGCCGAGCCCAGCCCCTGCACGGCGAGCTGCACCAGGAAGTTCTGCACGCCGGCACCGGTGGCCACCACGAACATCTCGCGCTCGGCGGCGTTCCTGCGCTCGTCGCGGTAGGTGTGCGAGCCGTCCATGACCAGGCACGGCACCGCCAGGTAGGGCGCGTTCCTGAGCACGTCGCCGCGCCGGATCCGCCGGGCGATCGACTCCTCGGAGAAGCCGTCGGAGCGCAGGTCCTCGATCCAGGCGTCCCGCATCGCGTCGAGCAGTTCGGTACGCGTCTGCGGGGTCTCGAGCAGCACGAACCGCCAGGGCGTGGTGTGGTGCGGGGCGGGCGCCGCGATGGCGGCCGCGACGGCCCGCCGTACGGCGGCCGGGTCGACCTCGCGGGCGGAGAACTCGCGGATCGTGCGCCGGGCGAAGACGACGTCGGCCGAGCCGAACCGGAACATGTCCTCGTCGGCGGGGCGGACGAGCACCCGCCCGCCCGGGCCGTCCTCGTCCGTCACCAGGTCGCCCAGTCCGCGCACGACGGCCACCGGGACGCCGGACAGCTTGCCCTTCGCCAGGTCGCCCGCCGCCGCGATCTCGTCGACCAGCGCCGTGACGGTGGCGTTGAGCGGGTTGCCGTAGGGGTCGACGCCGCCGCGCAGGTCCTCCAGCGGCCGTACGCCGGCCGCGCCGATGGCGACGTCGGTCAGGCCGTGCCGCCAGGGCCGGCCGAAGGTGTCGGAGACGATCACTCCGACGCGCACGCCGAGCCGCTCGCGCAGCCCCCCGCGGATGCGGGCCGCCGAGGCGTCCGGGTCCTCGGGGAGCAGCAGCACGGTGCCGGGGGAGGTGTTGGAGGCGTCGACGCCGGCCGCGGCCATCACGTAGCCGTGCCGCGTCTGCGCGATGACCGTGTCCCCGCGCCGCGCGACCACGCGCGCGGTCTCCTCCTCGATCGCGGCCGTACGGCTGTCGCCTTCGCGGATGCGGCCTTCGGCCTTGCTCACGATCTTGGAGGTGACGACCAGGATGTCGCCGTCCTCCAGGTCGGGCGCGGCCTGCGCCACGAGCAGGGCGATGTCGTCGCCGGGCCGCACCTCGGGCAGGCCGGGCACGCCGCTGACGGTGATCTGGGGCATGTGCTCCTCTGACATCTGGATTCAGGACCTGAGTGACTGGGCCAGGGCGAGGGCCGCGGCGGCGATGTCCCGCGTGGCCTCGGGACCGCTCATCAGGAGCGGGCGGGCCTCCACCACCACGCCGTCGAGCGCGACGCCCTTGTCCTCCTCGGCCACGAGCCAGCCGTCGAGCAGGGCGGAGCCGTACAGCTCCAGCACGGCCTGGGCGCTCGTCTCCACGCCGATCGCCGTCAGGCAGGCGTCGGCCATGCCGCGCACCGGCGCGCCGCCGATGATGGGGGAGACGCCGACGACGGTCTTGGTCTCCAGGGCCGCCCGGATGCCCGGGATCTGGAGGATCGTCCCGATGCTGACGACCGGGTTCGACGGCGGCAGGATCACGACGTCGGCCGCCGCGATGGCGTCGAGCACGCCGGGCGCGGGCCGGGCCTCGTCCGCGCCGACGAGCACGATCTGCTCGGCCGGCACGGAGGCGCGCAGCCGCACCCACCACTCCTGGAAGTGGATCGCCCTTCTGCCGGCCTCGTCGGAGACGACCACGTGGGTCTCGGTGCGGTCGTCCGACATCGGCAGCAGCCGCACCCCGGGCCGCCACCGGTCGCACAGAGCTTCGGTCACCTGCGAGAGCGGATAACCGGCCGCGAGCATCTGGGTGCGGACGATGTGCGTGGCGAAGTCCCGGTCGCCGAGGCCGAACCACTGCGGTTCCATGCCGTACGCGGCGAGCTCCTCCTTCACCGTGAACGTTTCACCGGCCCGTCCCCAGCCCTGTTCCTCGTTGATGCCGCCGCCCAGCGTGTACATGACCGTGTCGAGGTCGGGGCACACGCGCAGGCCGAAGAGGGTGATGTCGTCGCCGGTGTTGCCGATCACGGTGATGTCGGAATCGGGGGCCGCCGCCTTGAGACCTCGGAGGAACCGGGCGCCGCCGATTCCTCCGGCGAGGGACACGATGCGCATGCCGTCAGTCTTCCACCGGCCGTACGCGGCATCGCCGACACCCACCCAGAGAGCGGTATGAACAGCCATATGTAGGGTGTGTTCGGCTTGTGAGGTTGTTGGGTCTGCCGACGCTTAAGTCAGGCATGTGCAAAACTTCCCCGAGTGCCGTTTGGACCGATGGGGGTAGTCGTGCTCAAGGTCGATACCGGCCGGCTCCGCGAGCCGGCCGCGTGGACGATGCTGGCGGTGGTGATCACCGGCGTCCTCGTGAGCATCGCGCGCTTGCTGATCGGCTCGTCGCCGAGCAGCACCTTCGGCGTCCGCGCGGCGATGAGCCTGCACTCCCTCGTGTCCCCGCTCACGACCGCGCTCGCGGCCGGCGCCGTCCTGCTCGTCGCCAAGGCGGGCGCGCCCACCCCCCGGGCCCGCCTGGTGTCGCTCGGCGCGGCCGGGTCGCTCGGTCTCGGCGTCGTCTTCGGTGTGATCGGCGTGCTCGGTGTGCTCGTGGGCGACCTGCTCACGTTCCGCGACCGGTTCGAATACCTGATCACCGGACTGCCGATGATCGCCCTCGCCGTCTTCGGCGCGCTGTTCGCGTCGAGCACGGCCGCGGCGCTGCAGTCCGCCGCCGAACCGGCGGGCGACTACTTCGGCAGGCGCGAGGACGCCCACTCGCCCCTGTCGTACGCTCCGGCGCTGCCGCAGGGTCACCAGGGCCCCCAGAACCACCAGGGCCCCCAGGGTCACCAGGCCCCGCAGGGGTACGGCGAGGCCCCCGGCGCGGGCGTGATGCCCGGCCAGCAGGCGCCGGTTCAGCAACCGGTTCAGCAACCGGTTCAGCAGGCGCCGGTCCAGCAGGCACCGGTTCAGCAGATGCCCGCCCAGCAGGGTCCCGGTCAGCAGCAGTTCGGCCACCCCGCTCCGGGCGAGCCCCAGAACAGCCCTCAGAGCGCGCCGCACGT contains these protein-coding regions:
- a CDS encoding coenzyme F420-0:L-glutamate ligase, with protein sequence MPQITVSGVPGLPEVRPGDDIALLVAQAAPDLEDGDILVVTSKIVSKAEGRIREGDSRTAAIEEETARVVARRGDTVIAQTRHGYVMAAAGVDASNTSPGTVLLLPEDPDASAARIRGGLRERLGVRVGVIVSDTFGRPWRHGLTDVAIGAAGVRPLEDLRGGVDPYGNPLNATVTALVDEIAAAGDLAKGKLSGVPVAVVRGLGDLVTDEDGPGGRVLVRPADEDMFRFGSADVVFARRTIREFSAREVDPAAVRRAVAAAIAAPAPHHTTPWRFVLLETPQTRTELLDAMRDAWIEDLRSDGFSEESIARRIRRGDVLRNAPYLAVPCLVMDGSHTYRDERRNAAEREMFVVATGAGVQNFLVQLAVQGLGSAWVSSTMFCRDVVRKVLGLPQNWDPMGAVAIGHPAAPPRDRPPRDPADFYVTR
- the cofD gene encoding 2-phospho-L-lactate transferase; this translates as MRIVSLAGGIGGARFLRGLKAAAPDSDITVIGNTGDDITLFGLRVCPDLDTVMYTLGGGINEEQGWGRAGETFTVKEELAAYGMEPQWFGLGDRDFATHIVRTQMLAAGYPLSQVTEALCDRWRPGVRLLPMSDDRTETHVVVSDEAGRRAIHFQEWWVRLRASVPAEQIVLVGADEARPAPGVLDAIAAADVVILPPSNPVVSIGTILQIPGIRAALETKTVVGVSPIIGGAPVRGMADACLTAIGVETSAQAVLELYGSALLDGWLVAEEDKGVALDGVVVEARPLLMSGPEATRDIAAAALALAQSLRS